TTGTCAGCGAATAGACATGACCCTGCATTTGGTAGCGGGCCTCGGCGTACATTGCGACAAAGCCTTCTTGCGGCACGTCGATCGTTGCGACATACGCGCCAGCGGCGGCGGCGACTGGCTCGCTCGTCCACTTCGAGGGACGGAAGTCGCCGCTGGCGGAAGTTGCGGACCAGAGCCGGACTTCCTTGGGCGCTACATCGCTGCGAACGGTCAGCGTGATCTTTTCCTCCGCTTGGGCATATTGCCATTGCAAGTTGGGAAGCGGCTTATCTGCGGCGACATGCTTTACGAAGGCGACCAGCGTCGTCAACGCGGTCTCCAGTCCTCCTTCTAGTCCATGTCCCGCGTTGGGAATGTACAGCAGATGTTTCTGTCCCGGCAGATCATCCCAATAGATGTTCAGCGCATCGACAACCCAGTAGGGATCGTTCGTGCCGTTGATGATCAATTTGGGCAACGACAATTGTGCACGGTAGGTGTACGGGTCGACCCAGCGCCACAGGGGAACGTCTGGTTGTTCTTGCATGACGCGGACCAGTCCCTTGCTGGTGTAGTCCTTGATCTGCTCGCTATGTTTTCCCCAGATCGCAATTTGATGTTTCATCTGCGCCTGGAAATTGAGAGTATCAATCACAATGGGGGCGATCCCGGCGACGCGCTCGTCTGCGACCGCCGTTAGCCAGGTGGTCCAACCTCGTTTCGAAGCGCCTGCGACGATGAATTTTTCGACGTCGCCGTCCCACTGTTGTTTAGCGACCAGCTGGATCACATCCATCGCGCGAACGGCGCTTTTCACCATCGGAAACAACAGCGGCCAGGTTGCATCGCGCGAGTCGAGATAGCGCAAGAACGTCTCCGTGATCAGATCGTCTTCCGTCCGATCTCCCAGCAGCGGTTGATTGGGAACTTGCAGCAAGTAACCGACGCAAACTCCACCGGCGTTGGCCATCCGAGCGCCGGCGAGCATGTCGCCGGTGCGTAGTTTGCCGCCGGTCTTCCCGCCGGTGATAAACAACAAACTATGCTCGGGATGCTTGTTTTCTTTCGGTTCAAAGATCGCCAGCCGATGCGTCCAGGTGATCCCTTGCCAAGTTTGGGAGGTCAATTCGACCTCATGTAGTCGCCCCATGTTAAGCGGCAAGTCGGTCGTTTTGTCCAACTTCCAGGCAAAGCTCTCGTCTGCTTGGGCGACATAATCCTGCAAGGCCGTCGGCGGTGCGGCGACCTTTTCGGCCCGTAAGCCGTACGGACTAGCCAGAACGACAAACAACGCGCCAAGTACGAGAATTCGAGAAAACCGGATCATAGGTGCAATGCTGTGGTGAAACCGTAGTAGTTGGGTGCGTCGAACGACTTACTTGGTCGTCAACTCGATCTCCCCCAGATCAACAGGCTTTTGATCGGCGGTGAGGGTCAATTTGACAGGCGATTTCTCGGGTTTGTTGTAGCGATTTTTCAGACGATCGGGGCCCGAAAATCCAACCGACATCTGATTTAACTTGCCCCAATAAAACGTCAACGCATAACTGCCTGGCGGAACGCCGTCTCCTTCAACGTACGTCGATAAGGCAAACCGGCCGTCCTCACTAGTCAGCGATTGCGTTACCGAGGGATGCTCTAGATCTGCGGCGCCGACGTTCTGGCACTCGATCACGATCGGGCTCCCCGGCGGGCGTCCGTCGACAGTTACAATACCCGAGACTTGGATCGTCGGTTTCGCAAAATATTCGTGATCTTTTTCGCCGCAACCAAGCGACCCCAGCGCTGCCGCAACCAGCGACAGCGCAAGTAGATTTCGGCAATTCATCCGGCTCATCCCCTCATGCGATTGGCAATACGATCCTTAGCACGCTACTCCCCCTGTCTCGATTATAAATCGCCAGGAACTTCTTCCCCTTTGTAGGTCACCAGCGCTGCGAACGTGTAGCCCGCAACCGTGGCTGGAACGAATTGCACAGAACCGTCGCACATCAAGAAGTTGGCCCCGCCGGGATGGAACGCATAAAAACCGACGCTGCGGCCATTGCTGCAGTTGATAATGCAAGCGCCGCCGTTGGTTCCCAGCGAGCCGTCATACAACGAGCCTTGCGGCCAATTATCGCCGGTTAAAAAGTCGGCCCAACCGCCCCCCTGCGTATCGCCGTAAGTGCTCGTCAACGTCGAGTCGACTTTCCGCAGCTTGTAGACTTGTCTCCCCCCCAGGCGTTCGCCCAGCAGAAATGTATTGGAAGTGCCGTCGACAATGTCGGCAACGCGAGGGCACGACTTGCGACCTCCTTCGCCCGTTTGCCACAGGATTCCATCGTTGTCTGACGCCGGGTTCGAGGCATAGGCCAAAGATGCGAAGGCGCCCCGGATGCCGGCCGTCGGGCTATAATCGCCGCGCGCGGCGGTCCAAGTCAAAGCAAACGGCGGCAGGCCTGCCCCCAAAGCGTCTTGAGGAACGCTGTAATCGTGAAGCGTCTCCGCAGCGGCGGAAGGGCACATAAAGGCGTTGATCGGCGTTTTGATCACTTCCAGATTGTTCGCCACCGCGGTGGCGTTAAAGATCGCGCCTGCCTCGTTAAACCCCGGGGCGCGCGAGTCATATTTGTCGTCCAAAGCCGATTGTTCTAAGTACGGCAGCAATTGGACCGACCAGCCTTGCACGTTTAGATCGGCCGTAATATTCCAGCCGAACGGAAAGCAACCGAGCGTCGAATGGTAGTTGTGAAACGCCAATCCTAGCTGCTTGAGGTTGTTGGTGCATTGCATCCGCCGAGCCGCTTCGCGGGCTTGTTGCACCGCAGGTAATAACAATGCAATCAAGACGCCGATGATCGCAATGACCACTAACAACTCAACCAACGTAAAACCGTTACGCCGGTGTACGGAAGCGCTCGCGCGATGAAATTTCATGACGCCGTTCCTTGAACAAGATGTCGAGAAGAGGAGAAAGATGAAGAGTAGCAATGCGTCGCACAATTTCAAAAATTGAGACACAAGTGCGGATGTTATTGGAGAAAATTGATCTGACTGAGTCAAACCTAATTCAGAAATTTCGTCAATCAATAGCGCAATGAAGAGGAGCGAATGTCGGGAACGTTCGCAATATCCTCTCGGAAAGCGCCTCGATAAGACTTCGTGAATTATTCCAGCGAAGCGGCCGATTCAGAAATCGCCAGTCCAGCTGGAAGCGCAAGAGCGCGCAAAAAAACAGGACGTGCGACAAGATAGGCTCGTCGCACGTCCCGATTGAAACCATATCAGATCAAAAAAGGATCTAATGTGGCAGTGGGGCGCCTACCGGCAACCCGCCGGCAGCCGTTAGGCGTCACCACCTCTTCGGCTAATACAGACAGATTCCACTGAACCACCTCCTTTCCACTAAAGCCACCCCAGTCTTTGCCGATTAAGCCAGTTAGACGACATTGATCTGGGCTCTAGTAAAATTGCGTCGCGTCAACGCAATCCGATACTACAACTTTGCGCCACTCATTGGAGTTCTGCAAGAGCAATTCTCACAGCGGCAACCAAGTAGACAACCCAGCTTGGGATGGGTTCGCGCGGCTCCCAAAAAAATCGACGATCGTAACTTATGGCCGGAAAAGGAGTTTGGTCACAATACGATTCAGCCCCAAGATCTCGCCGACCAAAGCGAATTTCCTCCGTCGGATACTCGGCGCCTCTCTCAAGACGAAAGTTCACTTGGATGAGATCTACCGATTTTGCCCGTAAGACGCTTCCCTGGATCATAGGCGTCGCTGTCACGCTGATGTCGATCACGGCCGCGTTTATCGGTTGGCAGGCCTATCTTGTGCAGCGATATGGCCAGCAACTCGATGGTTTGCAAAACGACTATGGCGTCTTAATCAATCGGATGGCCGCCGATGGCACCTACGTGATTTGGTACAGTCCCTTGGCGTTTCCTCCTACGCGGCCCCAACTGGCCGGCGTTCAGCCACCGCCGATGCCGCCGCTGGACGATCTGAGCAAATTGCATCCGTCCGGAGGGCTGATTCCGCTGTTACGGCCGCCGGTGGTCGTGATGGATCTACCAATCGATCTGATTGACCAACAGACGACTACGTTGCCGCAGGTCGGCCAATTACAGGTCGCCGGCCCCATACGTGACGCTGAAGACTTAGAGGCGATCTTCCGTGTATTTCCACAACTCGATCTACTGTCGATAGACAACTTGCCGTGGAATAACGCGATGCAATCCGTGCTCAGCCAGCATCGTCGCAAATTGATCTTAAACGTGCCGATCGAAGACGCCCCCGACACCGTTGATGAGACCAAAACGGTCACCACAGGTGATATCACCTTAGAGGTGAAGACCAGTCGCATCAGTCCCGTCGAAGTGTACTGGTTTTCGCGTGCACCAATTCAACCCCAACAACCTTCCACGGAGATCGGCGCCACAGACGAAGTAAACCGTTAACCCCACCGAAACGGAATCATCTTCCACAACCGCTGATCGCGTAGATAAATCCCGACCCAGGCCAAGATCGGCAGCAGGATCTGCACCGTCATATCTTCGTCTTTCAGCCAATGCGTGCAGATCGCTCCGCCCATGTAGCCGGTCAGCAGAATCGCTCCCAAGATCGAGGTCTGCGGAATCAGATACAGCACCGCGCAGGTCGTCAACAAGATCCCCAGCGGCAGCAGTTTGGCGACGGGGAAGCCAGCTTCTTGCATCTCCTTGACCGCCTCCGGATCCATCTCGCCGCCCAAGGCCATCGACAACTTCATCACGCCGGCGGCGAGAAACGCCAATCCGGCCAGCAAGGTGATCACGCGCCCGATCCACACCGCGACCATGTTGGGTTGGTTGACGACGATTTCCGATTCGGTCATCGGGATGCCTTTACCTGTTACTGGGGACGTTCGTTTGCCTGGTAGGATAACGAAGTATAGCGAGAGAGGGAATTACGAGGCAATCAACGTCCTCAAATTGGCAAGCGTTTCTTAGAAGTTGCGCAATTTGACAGAATAAGAAAATGGTCACGGATGAAGAACGGAAAGACACGGTAGAAATCAAGCGGAAAACCGCCGCACTAGCGTTCCGTCACACGAAAATTTTCGGGAGAAATGCTCTTCCGGCGTTTTCGCCGAAAGAGCATTTCTTCGATTTGTCAGAAGGGAGCGCTAGCTCATCTCGACCGGCGCCGCCGGAACGGCGAAGTTCTTGCACAGTTCCAGCACTTCAGTTCGGATCGCGACGTGCGTCTTTTGATCTTCCGGGGCTTTCAGCGCCTTCAGAATCCACGCGCCGACCTGCTTCATTTCGGCTTCTTTCATGCCGCGGGTCGTCAGCGCCGGCGAACCGATGCGGATGCCGCTGGGGTCCATCGGTTTCCGTTCGTCGAACGGGATCATGTTCTTGTTGACCGTGATCCCGCAGTGATCGAGCACCGCTTCGGCGATCGCGCCGGTCGTGCCGACCGACGTGACGTCCATCAGCATCAAGTGGTTCTCGGTGCCGCCGGTCATCAGGCGAACTCCGCCCGCCATCAGCGTTTCGGCCAACGTCTTGGCGTTCGCGACCACCTGCTTGGCGTAGTCCTTAAACGACGGCTGCAGCGCTTCGCCAAAACAGATCGCTTTCGCCGCAACGACATGCATCAGCGGCCCCCCTTGCGTGCCGGGGAAGACGTTGCGATTGATCAGCTTCGCATGCTCTTCTTTGCAGAGAATCAAACCGCTGCGCGGGCCGCGGAGCGTCTTGTGCGTCGTGGTAGTGACAAAGTCGGCGTACGGCACCGGGCTGTTGTGCATGCCGCCGGCCACGAGTCCAGCGTAGTGGGCCATGTCGACAAACAGCTTGGCGCCGACTTCAGCGGCGATCTCGGCGAACTTCTCGTGCGGAATCTCACGCGGATAAGCGCTGGCGCCGGCGACGATCAGTTTCGGCTTGTGTTCGCGAGCCAGCTTGACGATCTGATCGAAGTCAAGCCGCTGCGTTTCGCGATCGACCCCGTAGCTGACAAAGTGGTACAGCTGTCCCGAGACGTTCAGCTTCATGCCGTGCGTCAGGTGCCCGCCGTGCGCCAGGTCCAAGCCCAGGATCGTATCGCCAGGGTTCACCGCGGTCAGATAGACGGCGAAGTTGGCCTGTGATCCGGCGTGCGGCTGCACATTGGCGTGCTCGGCGCCAAACAGTTCTTTTGCGCGGTCAATCGCGATTTGCTCGACGACGTCGACATACTCGCAGCCGCCATAGTAACGTCGGCCGGGGTAACCCTCGGCGTATTTGTTGGTCAGAACCGATCCGGCCGCTTGTTGAATCGCGGCGCTGGTGTAATTTTCTGACGCGATCAACTCGAGCCCGTCCGCCTGACGGCGCTGTTCATGAGCGATCGCTTCCCAAACCGACGGGTCATTTTGCTTAATGAAATTCATGGCGTTCCGAAGTTAGCGGGGCGAAGCAGAAAGGTCGCGACCGGCCTGAGCGTCCTAGCGGGCGGCCGAAGAATCGATCATTGTCGGGGGGCAAGGCCAACGCGTCAATCGCCCGGCAGGCGGGGAAAGCGGGACAGTCAATGCGAAAGTCGAGGAGGACAGACGGAATTGATCGGGAAATGTCGAAGGACGAATGACTAATAGCGGTGCGATGGCGCGAATTGTGACTTGGGCCTCTTCGTCATTTCCTACTGCTACTTTTCACCCCAGATCGCTGGCGCTTGATAGTCTTTCGGCTGCGGGCCTGCATTTTTGGCGGGCGCCGCTTCGGCGGCTAGTTGATCAAACCGGGCACGCAACTTCTGCAGTTGCTTGGCATTGGTCGCCGCCAGATTCTGTTGCTCGGCCAGATCGTTGCTCAGATTGAACAGTTCGAACTTCTCTCTTGGCTTGCCGATGTTGTAGACGACCAGTTTCCAATCGCCAACGCGGATCGCGCCTTCGGTCGGCGTGATGTTGCAAACAATCACGTCGTGCGGCGAAGGTTCGCCGGCCGTGATCGACGGCCAGATGTTGCGACCATCCAGCGGCTTGGCTTGCTGCAGCGAACCGCCGGCAAGTTCGATCAAGGTGGGATACCAGTCAACGATATGCAGCGGCGCTTCCACCTTCGTGCCAGGCGCAATCTTTCCTTGCCACGACGCGAACGCGCAGACGCGGACGCCGCCTTCGTAGAGCGTATGTTTGCCGCCGCGCAGCGGTCCGTTGTCGGTTAGCTTGCCTGGGTCTGGTCCGCCGTTATCGCTGGAGAAAACGAAGAGCGTGTTGTCGAGCATTTCTTGCCGCTTGATCTCGTCGACGATCTGGCCAACCGCTTCGTCCAATGCGGCGACCATGCCAGCGTAGGCCTGACGCCGTTTTTTCATGTCGCCGTAGGCGGCCGCGTAGCTTTTTGGTACTTGCAACGGAGAGTGTACTGCGTTGAACGGCACATACAAAAAGAGAGGCTTCTTCTTGTCACGATCTTGAATCACGCGCACCGCTTCTTGGGCGATCAGGTGGGTCGCATAACCTTCGTCTCGATTGACGTGATCGTCTTTATGCCAATCGTGCCCGCCGTCGCGATCGTGGGTGAAGTAATCGAGCGCCCCGTTGTAGTGTCCATATTGGTGATCGAAGCCGCGCGCCGTCGGCAGATAGGCGGGGGAGACATGACCTAGGTGCCATTTGCCGACGATCGCCGTTTCGTATCCGACGCTCTGCAGCGCTTCGGCCAATGTCCGCTCGTCCAGCGGCAATCCATAGTCGGCCCAAGGACGAACGACGCCCACCTGCAATCCGTACCGCATCGGATAGCGCCCGGTCAGCAGCGCCGACCGCGTTGGCGAACAAACCGGCTGCACGTAAAATTGCTCGAGCTTGGCGCCGGAGTTGGCCAACGCATCTAACCGCGGCGTCTTGATCGGGCTGCCGCGCCAGCTGACGTCGGCGCCTCCCAGATCGTCAGCCAGCAGAAAGACAATATTCGGCCGGTGAGCATCAGCGGCGAAGGTGGTCGCGACGCTAGCGAGCGTCAACGTAACGGCCAGAATCAGGGGGCGAATAGCACGCATGGCGATCTACGCAGAGAGGTAAAACGAGAAGGGAAGCGCTGGCTCTAATCTAACAGTACCGTCGATTGGGTGCTGCCCAGTCAATTTCCATCTCGACCGGGATATGTTTCGTCCACAGCTATTGGGCAACTTCCCGACATTACAGGCCGAGATGTTCTGGGTTATGCAAGTTATTCATGTGAAAAACGACCAGGCTCAATCCGGCTATGGTTGGTTCTGCGCCCGTAAGTAAATTTAACACGCAAAGTCTACAAAACCTGTTTCAATTCGAAACGAGATGGGCTAAGTTAGAACTCGCCTGCCCTACCGACGCAACTTCCAATTACTCCCCCCCCACCTTGCTAGTTGCGTTAGCCATTTGATTTCCAGGAAGCGATATGCACCTTCGAATTCTGCTTGGCATTCTCCTTAGCCAATTCATTTCGGCCGCCGTGTGCGCCCAAACGATTGTGGACTTTGGTCGCGACGTCCAACCGATCTTGGAGTCTCAATGCCTGAAATGCCATGGTCCCGAGAAGGCCAAGAATGACTTTCGCGTTGATGATGCGCTCTCTATGAGCTTCTATGTGGAGCCTGGCGATTTGGAATCGAGTTCGCTGTGGACCGATTACCTGACGACCGAGGATGCTTCGCTGACGATGCCGCCGGCTGCGCACGATCGCCCTGCCGGATTGCCGGCGGCTGACTTGGCGATCATGAAGTTGTGGATCGAGGAAGGCGCGAATTTTGAGTGGATCGCCGCTCAACCTCCAACCGAGTCGACCGGCGAGACGCCGGCTGAGCCGACCGCCGAAACTCCGCCGCTCAGCATGGCTTCGAAGCTGTGGTTGTTCCATGGGCTCTTTCATCCCGCTTCGACGCACTTTCCGATCGCTTTGCTCTCGATGTCGATGGTTTTCCTTGCGCTCTCTTTTTACGGTGGCAAACCGCTCGAATCGGCCGCGTTCCATTGCCTGTGGGTTGGTGCGTTGTCGGCCATCCCGGCCTGCGTGATGGGCTGGGCCTACGCCGCCCACGAAGGATACGGCAATCCGTTTTCCTTAAACTTTCTGCATAGCGGCATTGACCGTCACCGCTGGCTCGGCATCGCCGTCACGGTGTTCGCGGTGCTGCTGATTCCGATTGCTCGTTCGGCGATCAAGCAGGAAAGCTTCCGCAAGAAGCTCACCTGGTTCGGCTGCGTTTGCGTCCTCGCACTGGGTACTTCGCTCGTTGGTTTCCAAGGGGGCGAACTGGTCTACGGCGAAGGGCACTACGTCGAGGAATACGAGAAACTGTTTCCCGCCGGTCAGGCAGCCGTCGAAGCGCCCAAGTCAGACGCGCCGAAGTCTGTCGCGAAGCAAGACTAGCGCCGCGTCCAGACGCACGCTACGAAAACAAAACCCGCTCTACGTCCTTCTCCAACCGTCGCCGCGCCATCTCGCAGTACTCCGCCGACTGATCGACGCCCAGATAGTGCCGGCCTAGCTTACGCGCGACTACGCCGACGGTTCCGCTGCCCATAAAGGGATCGAGCGCGACGCCTCCTTCGGGGCAAGTCGCCAGCAGACAGGTCTCGACCAGCTTCTCGGGGAAGACGGCGAAGTGGGCTTCGCGGAATTTCGAGAGCGAGATCGACCAGACCGTGCGCTTGTTGCGTCCTTGCGGGTGAAACGCCTGATCCCACCGCGCGTCATGCAGGTTCGACGATCCGCCGTTCTTACCAGCTTCCGGCGTACCGCCGCGCTGATGAAAATGGCGGCGGCCTCCCTTCATGCGGCTGTTCTCGCTGAACGTGACATGCGGCTCGCGGATCGCGTCGGCATTGTAGTAATACTCTTTGCTCTTGCTGAAGAAGAAGACGTACTCGTGATCGGTGGTCGGTCGCGTCTTCACGCTCGACGGCATCGCATTCGGTTTCTGCCAGATCACGTCGCTCCGCAAAATCCAGCCGGCGTCTTTCATCGCGAGGGCAAATCGCCACGGCATGCCGAGCAACTCGCCCCCCACATATTTGTCTCCCAGCACCACCCAGAGCGAACCGGTGGGTTTGAGCGTCCGTCGCACCTGAGCGAACAACGTGACCAGTCGCTCGACATACTCGGCCGGAGTTTTCTCCAGGCCGATTTGATCGTCGCCGCTATAGTCGCGCTGCTGAAAGTAGGGAGGGCTGGTGACGACCGCGTCGATGAACTCGTCGGGCCAGTCGGCCATCACTGCCGTCGCGTCGCCGCTCTGGATCGAGTCTAGCGGCGGCGGAGAGAGCTTCCCTCGTTTCGGCGAGTCCTTTCGCGGCATGCGGCTCACATTTTGTCGATGGTCGAGATTCCCAGCAAAGCGAGACCCTGTTGTATCACCCGGGCCGTTAAATCGCAAAGGAGCAATCGGCTTTGCTTCAGCTCATCGGTCTCGGCCTTCAGCACCGGGCATTGCTCAAAGAAGGTCGAATAGGCTTTCGCGAGCTCTTCAAACAGGTAGATCGTCAACTGATTCGGGCGATAGTCGGCGATCATCTCTTGCAGCGCTTCGGGCAACCGCAACACTTTGGTCGCCAGCGCACGCTCGGCCGGCGAAGTGATGCGGATCTTGGCGCCGCTGCTCCGCAGCGCGGCGATGTCGATTCCTCCATTGCGGAAAATGCTTTGCGAGCGAGCATAGGCGTACTGCATATAGGTCGCCGTATTGCCGCGCAGCGCGAGCATCGTGTCGTAGCTAAAGACATAATCGGTCTCACGGTTTTGCGACAGGTCGCCATATTTCAAACCGCCGATGCCGACGTACTGCGCCACGTCTTTGTATTGCGCATCGCTCAGCAGTCCGTCTTTGTCGTTCGAGCGGACGATCTTCTCGGCCCGCGATACGGCCTCGTCCAGCAAACTTTCTAGCCCGACCGTATCGCCGGCTCGCGTCTTGAACGGCTTGCCATCGTCGCCCATCACCGTGCCGAAACTAACATGCTTCAGCTCGACATCGGTATAGCCCCACTTCTTCGCCGCGGCGAACAGCTTTTCAAAGTGGTCTCCCTGGCGGAAGTCGACCACGTAAAGAATCGCGTCGGGCTTCCATTCATTCATCCGATATTGGATCGTCGCCAGGTCGGTGGTTGCGTAGAGAAACGCGCCATCTTTCTTGCGGATGATCATCGGCGCTTTGAAGCCTTCCAGGAAGACGCAGAGCGCTCCTTCCGACTCGGCGGCGAAACCTTGCTCGATAAAGTCGCTAACGACCGGCGCAAGCTGGTCGTGATAGAAGCTTTCTCCCAGTTCGTAGTCGAACTTCACGTTCAGCCGCTCATAGATCCGCTGGATGTCTTCGCGACATTTCGGCAGAAACTCGTGCCAGAGCGCGAGATTCTCTTCGTCGCCGGCATGCAGTTTGGCGGTCTCGTTTAAGACGGCGCTGCTGATGTCGGCATGTTCGGCGGCGATTTTGGCGAACTCGGGATCGGCGGCCAACTCGGCCAGCTTCGCTTGGTCCTTGGTCAGCTCTTTGCTCGCTTCGTTCGCTTGACGCTCCAGCTTCTGCAACTCTTTGGCGGCCTTCTTCTCGGCCACTTTGTCTCCGGTCGGCGGCGTCGCTTTGCGTTCTTCAATTTCGGCCGACATCTCCGAGAGCTTCGCTTTGCGCGCCGGCAACGCTTTCTGACCATCGACAAAATCGATGATCTTCCGCACTTCGCGATAGAGCCGCGATAGTTCGGCGACCGGGCTCTCGGCATAAGCGTCGTTATCGCGGAAATGCTTGAAGCCGTAGATGATCATGCCGAACTGCGTTCCCCAGTCTCCCAGGTGATTGTCGGTGATTACTTCATGCCCCAAAAAACGTAGCGTGTTGGCCAGTGAGTCGCCGATCACTGTCGAGCGGATATGCCCGACGTGCATCGGCTTGGCGACGTTGGGAGACGAGAAGTCGAGGATGTACTTCTTCGGCTCGGCGACCAGCGGCACGCCGATTCGCTCGTCGGCGACCGCGGCGGCCAGTTGCTCTTCGATCCACGTGTCCTTCAGCTTGATATTGATAAAGCCGGGCCCGGCGATCTCGAGCGGCTCACACATGTCGGAGAGGTCGATTTTCTCGACGATCTCGGCGGCGATCTCACGCGACTCTCGACCCAGCTTTTTCTTCAGCGGCATGGCGCAGTTCGCCTGGTAGTCGCCAAATTTGGCGTCCGACGCTGGCCGAATCATGTCGAGCAGCGGCGCCGTTTCATCGACCAGATCGGGCGAAATGGTCTTTAAAACAACGTCAAATCGGCCACGCAGGGCTTGCAGAATGTTCATGCGGCGTAAGGAGTTAGGGTCAAAAAACGGAAGCGCAAACCGCCATTTTCAAAGGATTGCTTGCTTTTTACAAGGGAGGAATAGAACACGGAGGCCACGGAAAGAGAGAAGAGAAAAGGGATCTGGTATTACGGTAAATGTTGTTCGACCTCTGGATTGACGGAGATCTGTCCCTTCATTGGGTATTCCTTTTGCCGTGTTCCTCCGTGCTCTATTTCTTCTCTGGAAGAGGAGACCGCCCCTGGGCGCTGGTCGGTTGAGCGGCAAAACTCAACAGATTCGTACTCCTTCTATTTCGTGACACGCCGCCGATGTATTTGTTCGATTTCACGCTGCCGACGCCTGCCGAAAACCTGGCCCTCGACGAAGCGCTCCTCGAAGCGACCGAGGCCGGCGAGCTCTCGGGCGATATCCTGCGCCTCTGGGAGCCGTCAGCTCCGTTGGCGGTCATCGGCCGCGCCTCGAAGATCGCCGACGAGGTCAACTTGTCGGCCTGTCGTGAACAGGGCGTGCCGGTCTTCCGCCGCACCAGCGGAGGAGCGGCGATCGTCGCCGGGCCTGGTTGTTTGATGTACGCGATCACGTTGGACCTGGCCAATCGCGAGGACCTGCGGGCCATCGATCTTTGCCATCGCTATGTGATGGAAAAGATGGTGGCCGCGCTGGCGCCGCATGTCGCCGGAGTGACCTTTCAGGGAAC
The nucleotide sequence above comes from Blastopirellula sp. J2-11. Encoded proteins:
- the argS gene encoding arginine--tRNA ligase; its protein translation is MNILQALRGRFDVVLKTISPDLVDETAPLLDMIRPASDAKFGDYQANCAMPLKKKLGRESREIAAEIVEKIDLSDMCEPLEIAGPGFINIKLKDTWIEEQLAAAVADERIGVPLVAEPKKYILDFSSPNVAKPMHVGHIRSTVIGDSLANTLRFLGHEVITDNHLGDWGTQFGMIIYGFKHFRDNDAYAESPVAELSRLYREVRKIIDFVDGQKALPARKAKLSEMSAEIEERKATPPTGDKVAEKKAAKELQKLERQANEASKELTKDQAKLAELAADPEFAKIAAEHADISSAVLNETAKLHAGDEENLALWHEFLPKCREDIQRIYERLNVKFDYELGESFYHDQLAPVVSDFIEQGFAAESEGALCVFLEGFKAPMIIRKKDGAFLYATTDLATIQYRMNEWKPDAILYVVDFRQGDHFEKLFAAAKKWGYTDVELKHVSFGTVMGDDGKPFKTRAGDTVGLESLLDEAVSRAEKIVRSNDKDGLLSDAQYKDVAQYVGIGGLKYGDLSQNRETDYVFSYDTMLALRGNTATYMQYAYARSQSIFRNGGIDIAALRSSGAKIRITSPAERALATKVLRLPEALQEMIADYRPNQLTIYLFEELAKAYSTFFEQCPVLKAETDELKQSRLLLCDLTARVIQQGLALLGISTIDKM
- a CDS encoding biotin/lipoate A/B protein ligase family protein; protein product: MYLFDFTLPTPAENLALDEALLEATEAGELSGDILRLWEPSAPLAVIGRASKIADEVNLSACREQGVPVFRRTSGGAAIVAGPGCLMYAITLDLANREDLRAIDLCHRYVMEKMVAALAPHVAGVTFQGTCDLTWNNKKFSGNSLRVKRDHVLYHGTLLYDFPLEMIADCLNHPPRTPDYRQQRDHKQFVTNLPMTGAQLRSALIETWEADKPLPEWPEKRTADLAAEKYGTDQWNAMR